A region from the Desulfobacterales bacterium genome encodes:
- a CDS encoding YeiH family protein: protein MAENSNSEVVRDVGRWEWSELWRKEDWWAIWLGFIILLVGMFIYFPHSGEMKAKIEKAEAQYGAAANRTNAIKTIAWYQLSDGKKKAEARKIDAGKWLANFTHKPHKWSTNPLDAFFMSPEKAAAKKARAMEKYEKKKAAEKAAFAAAQAAEAAAEAAGFRDESLNAAATVAINKWRDAKLFAGKAKKKTKVKAYNQIGSLIGLGVFFCFFFGIPMIFMGTPFKKFAIGFIFVYGMTILAWFFSYQATMKHYGIGYAFWAIFLGMLVSNTIGTPRWAIPAIQTEYYIKTGLVLLGAKILFEKIVTIGTAGIFVAWVVTPTVWLVTYWFGQKIVKMPSKRLNAVICSDMSVCGVSAAIAAAAACRAKKEELTLAVGLSLVFTAIMMIVMPAVIKGTFPVDKQMILGGAWMGGTIDASGAVAAAGAFLGEKALYVAATIKMIQNVLIGVIAFFLALYFTTKVEVEETGAKVGLSEIWFRFPKFVLGFIAASVIFSMIYSGYNAETGGLGRAMIDKGAVKGMSDLFRKWFFTMSFVSIGLATNFRELKHHFKGGKPLTLYVFGQSLNLVLTLVMAYIMFYVVFPELTATI, encoded by the coding sequence ATGGCAGAAAATTCCAACAGCGAAGTTGTTCGCGATGTCGGCAGGTGGGAATGGTCGGAACTGTGGAGGAAAGAGGACTGGTGGGCCATCTGGCTCGGGTTTATCATCCTGCTGGTGGGAATGTTTATTTATTTCCCGCATAGTGGGGAAATGAAAGCAAAAATAGAAAAAGCGGAGGCACAGTATGGAGCTGCCGCCAACAGGACAAACGCCATAAAGACCATCGCCTGGTACCAACTTTCCGACGGTAAAAAGAAGGCCGAGGCAAGGAAAATCGACGCTGGCAAATGGTTGGCGAATTTCACCCACAAGCCTCATAAATGGTCGACCAATCCCCTGGATGCCTTTTTTATGAGTCCGGAAAAGGCAGCGGCCAAAAAAGCAAGGGCCATGGAAAAGTATGAAAAGAAAAAGGCCGCGGAAAAAGCAGCCTTTGCCGCCGCCCAGGCAGCGGAGGCCGCGGCGGAAGCGGCCGGCTTCAGGGATGAGTCACTCAACGCTGCCGCAACAGTTGCCATCAACAAATGGCGAGACGCAAAACTCTTTGCAGGAAAAGCCAAGAAAAAGACCAAGGTCAAGGCCTATAACCAGATCGGCTCCCTGATCGGTCTCGGGGTGTTTTTCTGTTTCTTTTTCGGCATCCCCATGATCTTCATGGGCACCCCCTTCAAGAAATTCGCCATCGGCTTCATCTTTGTCTACGGAATGACGATACTGGCCTGGTTTTTCAGCTACCAGGCGACCATGAAGCATTATGGCATCGGCTATGCCTTCTGGGCCATCTTTCTCGGGATGTTGGTCAGCAATACGATCGGTACCCCGAGATGGGCCATTCCGGCAATTCAGACCGAATATTATATCAAGACCGGCCTTGTTCTGTTGGGCGCTAAAATTTTATTTGAAAAAATTGTCACCATCGGTACCGCGGGGATCTTCGTGGCCTGGGTCGTCACTCCGACCGTCTGGCTGGTCACTTACTGGTTTGGCCAGAAAATCGTTAAGATGCCATCCAAACGGCTGAATGCCGTTATCTGCTCCGACATGTCGGTCTGCGGCGTTTCAGCCGCAATTGCCGCCGCTGCCGCCTGCCGGGCCAAAAAAGAGGAACTTACTCTGGCAGTAGGCCTTTCCCTGGTCTTTACGGCCATCATGATGATTGTCATGCCCGCGGTCATCAAAGGGACCTTCCCGGTTGACAAGCAGATGATCCTCGGCGGCGCCTGGATGGGCGGGACCATTGATGCCTCCGGCGCTGTTGCCGCGGCCGGCGCCTTCCTGGGTGAAAAGGCTCTCTATGTTGCCGCCACCATCAAAATGATCCAGAATGTCCTGATCGGTGTCATTGCCTTCTTCCTGGCTCTTTACTTCACCACCAAGGTGGAAGTTGAAGAAACCGGCGCCAAAGTCGGTCTTTCTGAAATCTGGTTTCGATTCCCGAAATTTGTCCTCGGCTTTATCGCCGCTTCAGTGATCTTTTCAATGATCTATTCAGGCTATAATGCGGAAACCGGCGGCCTTGGCAGGGCAATGATCGACAAGGGTGCGGTCAAGGGCATGAGCGACCTGTTCAGAAAATGGTTTTTTACCATGTCTTTTGTCAGCATCGGTCTGGCCACCAACTTCCGCGAGTTGAAGCATCATTTTAAAGGCGGCAAACCGCTTACTCTTTATGTTTTTGGTCAATCATTGAATCTTGTTTTAACCTTGGTCATGGCGTATATCATGTTCTATGTGGTATTCCCGGAACTGACGGCGACCATCTAG